The Carassius carassius chromosome 37, fCarCar2.1, whole genome shotgun sequence genomic sequence GTCTGTGACGGAGGGCAGTCCATCCCCTTCGTCTCCTTTGCTGCCAATCCCTGAGTGTGCAATCTGTCTGCAGAGCTGCATCCACCCCGTACGCCTGCCATGCCGTCATATTTTCTGCTTCCTATGCGTGAAAGGAGCTTCCTGGCACAGCAAACGCTGTGCCCTGTGTAGAGGGGAAGTGCCTGAGGACTTCCTGGAGCGTCCCACTTTGCTCTCGCCCGAGGAGCTGAAGGCTTCAGCAACGGGCGGACGTGGGACGGGGACTGGTGGCCACGCCTGGTACTACGAGGGCCGTAATGGATGGTGGCAGTACGACGAGCGGACAAGCCGAGAGCTAGAGGACGCATTTAACAAGGGCAAGAAGAGCGCTGAGATGCTGATCGCCGGTTTCCTGTATGTAGCCGACTTGGAGAACATGGTGCAGTACAGGAGGAACGAACACGGCCGCAGGCGTAGGATGAAGAGGGATGTGGTGGACATCCCTAAGAAAGGTGTGGCCGGATTAAGACTCGATCCAGATCCAAATCCCAGTCCCGCATTAGGATCAGGAACTGATCCCATTGTAGCGCCCACAGTTGCGGATTTAAATGGAACAGTAGATGGCGCCACAGCGGAGCGAGAGAGTTCGGCAGATGGCGCAGACACTGGAGTCAGCGGAGGACGTCCTCAAGGCGTCTTTGTTTCTGCCCCTGTAAGG encodes the following:
- the rnf146 gene encoding E3 ubiquitin-protein ligase rnf146: MAGCGDINLSVDSLTSGKKVSGESVTEGSPSPSSPLLPIPECAICLQSCIHPVRLPCRHIFCFLCVKGASWHSKRCALCRGEVPEDFLERPTLLSPEELKASATGGRGTGTGGHAWYYEGRNGWWQYDERTSRELEDAFNKGKKSAEMLIAGFLYVADLENMVQYRRNEHGRRRRMKRDVVDIPKKGVAGLRLDPDPNPSPALGSGTDPIVAPTVADLNGTVDGATAERESSADGADTGVSGGRPQGVFVSAPVRPPTVLGGHLTSPASSGDIQLVQALSQLNMNPAEQETEEEDADDEDDSAGPDASGYESESGTSEDENEQAGDEGEDEHTEGSQGRHRLHQLDRPPPGGGPAHSGDRSGCPDGQCTITKV